One genomic window of Prochlorococcus sp. MIT 0801 includes the following:
- a CDS encoding adenine phosphoribosyltransferase, with the protein MDHLKKYITKINDFPKKGIVFKDLNPIYKEPKIWNELMLPLQKLISTKKPDYIAGIESRGFISASALAFKLEIGFITIRKPNKLPGEVIGTNYKLEYGEDRLEIQQNLIEKNSKILLFDDLLATGGTAGAAGKLIKKAGGNLIGYAFIVELTELKGRANLDSNLFIETLIKY; encoded by the coding sequence ATGGATCACCTAAAAAAATACATTACAAAAATAAATGATTTCCCGAAAAAGGGAATCGTCTTCAAAGACTTAAACCCAATATATAAAGAGCCCAAGATATGGAATGAATTAATGCTTCCACTTCAGAAGCTGATATCTACTAAAAAACCTGATTATATTGCTGGCATAGAATCAAGAGGGTTTATTTCTGCATCTGCACTAGCATTTAAGCTTGAGATAGGTTTTATTACTATAAGAAAACCTAATAAACTACCTGGAGAAGTAATAGGTACTAATTATAAGCTTGAGTATGGAGAAGACAGATTAGAAATCCAGCAAAACCTAATTGAAAAAAATAGTAAGATACTTTTATTCGATGATTTACTAGCCACAGGGGGCACAGCAGGAGCAGCTGGTAAGTTGATCAAAAAAGCAGGTGGTAATTTAATTGGTTATGCTTTTATTGTTGAGTTAACTGAACTTAAAGGAAGAGCAAACTTAGATTCAAATTTATTTATAGAAACTCTAATAAAGTATTAA
- a CDS encoding DUF2949 domain-containing protein, translating into MINTSSAIDPPSDELCNFIIDKLGISQGALELGIKRSYLENSPLPVVMWSYGLITLSQLKIILLWLSNN; encoded by the coding sequence ATGATAAATACTAGTTCTGCTATTGATCCTCCTTCTGATGAATTGTGTAATTTCATTATTGATAAATTAGGTATAAGTCAAGGTGCGCTTGAACTAGGAATAAAAAGATCCTATTTGGAAAATTCCCCACTTCCTGTAGTAATGTGGAGCTATGGTTTAATTACCTTGTCTCAATTAAAAATTATACTTTTGTGGCTAAGTAATAATTAA
- a CDS encoding FAD-dependent monooxygenase, with protein sequence MNIAIIGSGLTGSLAAISLAKAGCRVDLYERLSDEELVNRDRTYAITHSSRKILEKLGIWSHLSKNLVPFQYLNVIDYELNKKFQFLVNDLSISDQKYLAVGWIAEHEFIMLSILNFISNIENINKIPTSVIPNTNNYDLIVAADGSSSNTKKKLKTPSFIYKYDQMCITAKVLLRGLKSNEAFEILNSEGPFAVLPLGGDLFQIICSQSIVKGTHNMNLSKSLFLDYLSTILPYGIEPDTIIDEPKSFPINFCLNYSFFSGKYIYLGETAHKIHPVGGQGLNLCWRDVDSLAKISSIPLLRNNHSFIPLIYSISRLLDVLSISFLTDSLVRYSRSNIAIFYLPRLLVFFIMKNSSLFRKFILNLMTNGL encoded by the coding sequence ATGAATATAGCAATTATTGGTTCTGGATTAACTGGATCATTGGCAGCAATTTCATTAGCAAAAGCCGGCTGTAGAGTTGATCTATATGAGAGACTATCAGACGAAGAACTTGTGAATAGAGATCGAACATATGCTATTACACATTCCTCTAGAAAAATATTAGAAAAACTTGGCATCTGGTCACATTTATCAAAAAATTTAGTACCATTTCAATATTTGAATGTAATCGATTATGAATTAAATAAAAAGTTTCAATTTCTCGTTAATGATTTAAGTATTTCAGACCAAAAATATTTGGCAGTAGGTTGGATTGCTGAACATGAATTTATCATGTTATCTATTTTAAATTTTATTTCTAATATAGAAAATATCAATAAGATTCCCACTTCTGTTATTCCTAATACCAATAATTATGATCTAATTGTTGCTGCTGATGGATCAAGCTCTAATACTAAAAAAAAGCTTAAAACCCCATCGTTTATTTATAAATATGATCAGATGTGTATTACTGCCAAAGTTCTTCTTAGAGGGCTTAAATCTAATGAAGCATTTGAAATATTAAATAGTGAGGGACCATTTGCTGTATTACCTTTAGGAGGAGATTTATTTCAAATAATCTGTAGTCAATCAATAGTAAAAGGTACTCATAATATGAATTTGTCTAAATCACTATTTTTAGATTATTTATCAACAATTCTTCCTTACGGTATTGAACCTGACACTATAATTGATGAACCTAAATCCTTCCCAATTAATTTTTGTCTAAATTACTCTTTCTTTTCGGGTAAATATATTTATCTGGGTGAAACAGCACACAAAATTCACCCTGTTGGTGGACAAGGTCTAAATCTATGTTGGCGAGATGTTGATAGTTTAGCAAAAATATCCTCCATCCCCTTATTAAGGAATAATCATTCCTTTATTCCATTAATATATTCTATTTCTAGATTACTTGATGTATTATCGATATCTTTTCTAACTGATAGTTTAGTAAGATATTCTCGAAGTAATATTGCTATCTTCTATTTACCTAGATTACTTGTATTCTTTATTATGAAAAATTCATCTTTATTTAGGAAATTCATTCTCAATTTAATGACTAATGGATTATAA
- the dapB gene encoding 4-hydroxy-tetrahydrodipicolinate reductase, giving the protein MSSAYQSIPVLVAGALGRMGSEVIKAINSSKDYQLVGAIDNQKGKEGQDIGSLLGLGELDVFLSSDFEGSLCAASQNVPKDGSNNGAVLVDFTHPKFAYKHTRTSIAYGVHPVIGTTGITADQLDDLYKFADKASLGTAIIPNFSVGMVLLQQAAAAAARFYEFAELTEMHHNKKADAPSGTCIKTAELIEEQRSTFNRSFVEEEESIKGSRGGSRSSGLRLHSVRLPGIVAHQQVMFGSNGETYQLSHNTIDRSAYMPGVLLVVKKIRSFNKLVYGLEKIL; this is encoded by the coding sequence ATGAGTTCTGCTTATCAATCAATACCCGTTTTAGTAGCAGGGGCTTTGGGTCGAATGGGATCTGAAGTTATCAAGGCAATTAATTCATCAAAGGATTATCAACTTGTTGGCGCAATTGATAACCAGAAGGGTAAAGAAGGTCAAGACATAGGATCATTGCTAGGTTTAGGTGAACTAGATGTATTTCTTTCTAGTGATTTCGAAGGCTCTTTGTGTGCTGCAAGTCAGAACGTCCCTAAAGATGGTTCAAATAATGGCGCTGTTTTAGTTGATTTTACTCATCCAAAATTTGCTTATAAACACACCCGTACATCAATCGCCTATGGTGTCCATCCTGTGATTGGTACCACTGGAATAACGGCAGATCAGTTAGATGATCTTTATAAATTTGCAGACAAAGCTTCTCTTGGTACAGCTATTATTCCAAATTTCTCAGTAGGTATGGTTTTGCTACAGCAAGCAGCAGCAGCAGCAGCTCGTTTTTATGAGTTCGCAGAATTGACTGAAATGCATCACAACAAAAAGGCTGACGCCCCAAGTGGTACGTGTATCAAAACCGCCGAACTGATTGAGGAGCAACGTTCAACCTTCAATAGATCTTTTGTAGAGGAAGAAGAATCAATTAAAGGCTCTCGAGGCGGTTCTCGTTCTAGTGGTTTGAGACTCCATTCCGTAAGGTTGCCTGGAATTGTTGCTCATCAACAAGTCATGTTTGGCTCAAATGGAGAGACATATCAGTTATCTCATAACACTATTGATCGATCTGCCTACATGCCTGGCGTTCTATTAGTTGTCAAAAAAATTAGATCATTCAATAAATTGGTTTACGGACTAGAGAAAATTTTATAG